A single window of Streptomyces xanthii DNA harbors:
- the pyrF gene encoding orotidine-5'-phosphate decarboxylase, producing MTVLEPFGARLRRVMDERGPLCVGIDPHAALLSSWGLNDDIAGLESFTRTSVEALADTVAVVKPQMAFFERFGSRGVAVLERAVADLRAAGTLVVMDAKRGDIGSTMAAYAETFLHKDSPLFSDALTVSPYLGYGSLKPAVDLARESGAGLFVLALTSNPEGGEVQHAVRADGRNVGATMLAHLAGENAGETPMGSFGAVVGATLGDLSSYELDINGPLLAPGIGAQGATAADLPAVFGAAVRNVVPNVSRGVLKAGPSVAALRDAAVRFADEVREAVAGAV from the coding sequence ATGACCGTTCTGGAGCCCTTCGGCGCGCGTCTGCGCCGCGTCATGGACGAGCGCGGCCCGCTCTGCGTCGGCATCGACCCGCACGCCGCGCTGCTCTCCTCCTGGGGCCTGAACGACGACATCGCCGGCCTGGAGTCCTTCACGCGGACCTCGGTCGAGGCGCTGGCCGACACGGTCGCCGTGGTGAAGCCGCAGATGGCGTTCTTCGAGCGGTTCGGCTCGCGCGGCGTCGCGGTCCTGGAGCGGGCCGTCGCCGACCTGCGCGCCGCGGGCACGCTCGTGGTCATGGACGCCAAGCGCGGCGACATCGGCTCGACCATGGCCGCGTACGCCGAGACCTTCCTGCACAAGGACTCCCCGCTGTTCTCGGACGCCCTGACCGTGTCGCCGTACCTCGGCTACGGGTCGTTGAAGCCGGCCGTGGACCTCGCGCGCGAGTCCGGCGCGGGCCTGTTCGTCCTCGCTCTCACCTCGAACCCCGAGGGCGGCGAGGTGCAGCACGCGGTCCGTGCGGACGGGCGCAACGTCGGCGCGACGATGCTGGCGCACCTGGCCGGCGAGAACGCGGGGGAGACCCCGATGGGCTCCTTCGGCGCGGTCGTCGGCGCGACCCTGGGTGACCTGTCCTCGTACGAACTGGACATCAACGGACCGCTCCTCGCGCCCGGCATCGGTGCGCAGGGTGCCACCGCCGCCGACCTCCCGGCGGTCTTCGGCGCGGCCGTGCGCAACGTGGTGCCGAACGTCAGCCGCGGCGTCCTGAAGGCCGGTCCCTCGGTCGCCGCGCTGCGGGACGCGGCCGTGCGGTTCGCGGACGAGGTCCGCGAGGCGGTCGCGGGCGCCGTCTGA
- a CDS encoding integration host factor, protein MALPPLTPEQRAAALEKAAAARRERAEVKNRLKHSGASLHEVIKQGQENDVIGKMKVSALLESLPGVGKVRAKQIMERLGISESRRVRGLGSNQIASLEREFGSTGA, encoded by the coding sequence GTGGCTCTTCCGCCCCTTACCCCTGAACAGCGCGCAGCCGCGCTCGAAAAGGCCGCCGCGGCTCGCCGGGAGCGGGCCGAGGTCAAGAATCGACTCAAGCACTCCGGCGCCTCGCTTCACGAGGTCATCAAGCAGGGCCAGGAGAACGACGTCATCGGCAAGATGAAGGTCTCCGCCCTGCTCGAGTCCCTGCCGGGCGTGGGCAAGGTCCGCGCCAAGCAGATCATGGAGCGTCTCGGGATCTCCGAATCCCGCCGTGTGCGAGGTCTCGGCTCCAACCAGATCGCCTCCCTGGAGCGCGAGTTCGGCAGCACCGGCGCCTGA
- the gmk gene encoding guanylate kinase, producing the protein MAATSRGTTPEPPDVRPRLTVLSGPSGVGKSTVVAHMRKEHPEVWLSVSATTRKPRPGEKHGVHYFFVTDEEMDKLIANGELLEWAEFAGNRYGTPRSAVLDRLEAGEPVLLEIDLQGARLVRESMPEAQLVFLAPPSWEELVRRLTGRGTEAPEVIERRLEAAKVELAAEAEFDTTLVNTSVEDVARELLALMKVL; encoded by the coding sequence ATGGCTGCAACATCCCGGGGGACGACCCCCGAGCCCCCGGACGTACGTCCGCGGCTGACCGTGCTCTCCGGCCCCTCCGGGGTCGGCAAGAGCACGGTCGTCGCCCATATGCGCAAGGAACACCCCGAGGTCTGGCTCTCGGTGTCGGCGACGACCCGCAAGCCGCGCCCCGGCGAGAAGCACGGTGTCCACTACTTCTTCGTCACCGACGAGGAGATGGACAAGCTGATCGCCAACGGCGAGCTCCTCGAGTGGGCCGAGTTCGCGGGGAACCGCTACGGGACCCCGCGCAGCGCCGTCCTCGACCGCCTCGAAGCGGGCGAGCCGGTGCTGCTCGAGATCGACCTCCAGGGCGCACGCCTGGTCCGCGAGTCGATGCCCGAGGCCCAGCTCGTGTTCCTCGCCCCGCCGAGCTGGGAGGAGCTGGTCCGCCGGCTCACCGGCCGCGGCACCGAGGCGCCCGAGGTCATCGAGCGCCGGCTCGAGGCCGCCAAGGTCGAGCTCGCCGCCGAGGCCGAGTTCGACACGACCCTTGTCAACACCTCCGTCGAGGACGTAGCGCGCGAGCTGCTAGCCTTGATGAAGGTTCTTTGA
- the rpoZ gene encoding DNA-directed RNA polymerase subunit omega, whose product MSSSITAPEGIINPPIDELLEATDSKYSLVIYAAKRARQINAYYSQLGEGLLEYVGPLVDTHVHEKPLSIALREINAGLLTSEAIEGPAQ is encoded by the coding sequence GTGTCCTCTTCCATCACCGCGCCCGAGGGCATCATCAACCCGCCGATTGATGAGCTGCTCGAAGCGACCGACTCGAAGTACAGCCTGGTCATCTACGCCGCCAAGCGCGCGCGTCAGATCAACGCGTACTACTCGCAGCTCGGTGAGGGCCTGCTCGAGTACGTCGGCCCGCTCGTCGACACCCACGTCCACGAGAAGCCCCTGTCGATCGCCCTGCGCGAGATCAACGCGGGCCTGCTGACGTCCGAGGCCATCGAGGGCCCGGCTCAGTAA
- the coaBC gene encoding bifunctional phosphopantothenoylcysteine decarboxylase/phosphopantothenate--cysteine ligase CoaBC, whose protein sequence is MESYVSGARGEAVSSKPKVVLGVSGGIAAYKACELLRRLTESGHDVRVVPTDSALHFVGAATWSALSGNPVSTEVWDSVHEVPHVRIGQHADLVIVAPATADMLAKAAHGLADDLLTNTLLTARCPVVFAPAMHTEMWEHPATQENVATLRRRGALVIEPAVGRLTGVDTGKGRFPDPVEVFEYVRRVLARGAAAATTDLAGTHVVVSAGGTREPLDPVRFLGNRSSGKQGYALARTAAARGARVTLLSANAELPDPAGVDVVHVGTAVQLREAVVKAAADADAVVMAAAVADFRPAVYAPGKIKKQGDSGAPTVELVRNPDILAEISAERARPGQIVVGFAAETDDVLANGRAKLARKGCDLLVVNEVGERKTFGSEENEAVILGSDGAETPVPYGPKEALADRIWDEVVRRVTPAHADPRE, encoded by the coding sequence ATGGAGTCGTACGTTTCCGGAGCCAGGGGAGAAGCGGTGTCGTCGAAGCCGAAGGTCGTACTGGGAGTCAGCGGTGGCATCGCCGCCTACAAGGCGTGCGAGCTGCTGCGCAGGCTCACCGAGTCCGGGCACGACGTCCGCGTCGTCCCCACCGACTCCGCACTGCACTTCGTCGGCGCCGCGACCTGGTCGGCCCTGTCCGGCAACCCGGTCTCCACCGAGGTCTGGGACTCCGTCCACGAGGTCCCCCACGTGCGCATCGGCCAGCACGCCGACCTCGTGATCGTGGCCCCCGCCACCGCCGACATGCTCGCCAAGGCCGCCCACGGCCTCGCCGACGACCTCCTCACCAACACGCTCCTCACCGCCCGCTGTCCGGTCGTCTTCGCGCCCGCCATGCACACCGAGATGTGGGAGCACCCCGCCACCCAGGAGAACGTCGCGACGCTGCGCCGCCGCGGCGCCCTCGTCATCGAGCCCGCCGTCGGCCGCCTCACCGGCGTCGACACCGGCAAGGGCCGCTTCCCCGACCCCGTCGAGGTCTTCGAGTACGTGCGCCGGGTCCTGGCCCGCGGCGCCGCCGCGGCCACCACCGACCTGGCCGGCACCCACGTCGTCGTCAGTGCCGGCGGCACCCGCGAGCCCCTCGACCCGGTCCGCTTCCTCGGCAACCGCTCCTCCGGCAAGCAGGGCTACGCGCTCGCCCGCACCGCGGCCGCCCGCGGCGCCCGCGTCACCCTGCTCTCCGCCAACGCGGAGCTGCCCGACCCGGCCGGCGTCGACGTCGTCCACGTCGGCACCGCCGTGCAGCTGCGCGAGGCGGTCGTCAAGGCCGCCGCCGACGCCGACGCGGTCGTCATGGCCGCCGCCGTCGCCGACTTCCGCCCCGCCGTCTACGCGCCCGGCAAGATCAAGAAGCAGGGCGACAGCGGAGCGCCGACCGTCGAGCTGGTCCGCAACCCCGACATCCTCGCGGAGATCTCCGCCGAGCGGGCCCGCCCCGGCCAGATCGTCGTCGGCTTCGCCGCCGAGACCGACGACGTCCTCGCCAACGGCCGCGCCAAACTCGCTCGCAAGGGCTGTGACCTGCTCGTCGTCAACGAGGTGGGGGAGCGCAAGACCTTCGGCTCCGAGGAGAACGAGGCCGTGATCCTCGGCTCGGACGGCGCCGAGACCCCCGTCCCGTACGGCCCGAAGGAGGCTCTCGCGGACCGGATCTGGGACGAGGTCGTGCGCCGCGTGACGCCCGCACACGCCGATCCGCGCGAGTAG
- the metK gene encoding methionine adenosyltransferase yields MSRRLFTSESVTEGHPDKIADQISDTILDALLREDPTSRVAVETLITTGLVHVAGEVTTKAYAPIAQLVREKILEIGYDSSKKGFDGASCGVSVSIGSQSPDIAQGVDTAYEKRVEGDDDELDKQGAGDQGLMFGYACDETPELMPLPIHLAHRLSRRLSEVRKNGTIPYLRPDGKTQVTIEYDGDKAVRLDTVVVSSQHASDIDLDSLLAPDIREFVVEPELKALVEDGIKLETDGYRLLVNPTGRFEIGGPMGDAGLTGRKIIIDTYGGYARHGGGAFSGKDPSKVDRSAAYAMRWVAKNVVAAGLASRCEVQVAYAIGKAEPVGLFVETFGTNTVDTDKIEAAITEVFDLRPAAIIRDLDLLRPIYAQTAAYGHFGRALPDFTWEKTDRVDALRKAAGL; encoded by the coding sequence GTGTCCCGTCGCCTGTTCACCTCGGAGTCCGTGACCGAGGGTCACCCCGACAAGATCGCTGACCAGATCAGCGACACCATTCTCGACGCGCTGCTGCGCGAGGACCCCACGTCCCGCGTCGCCGTCGAGACGCTGATCACCACCGGCCTGGTGCACGTGGCCGGCGAGGTGACCACCAAGGCGTACGCGCCGATCGCGCAGCTCGTGCGCGAGAAGATCCTCGAGATCGGTTACGACTCGTCGAAGAAGGGCTTCGACGGCGCGTCCTGCGGCGTCTCGGTCTCCATCGGCTCGCAGTCGCCCGACATCGCGCAGGGCGTCGACACGGCGTACGAGAAGCGCGTCGAGGGTGACGACGACGAGCTCGACAAGCAGGGCGCGGGCGACCAGGGCCTGATGTTCGGTTACGCGTGCGACGAGACGCCGGAGCTCATGCCGCTCCCGATCCACCTCGCGCACCGCCTGTCGCGCCGCCTCTCCGAGGTCCGCAAGAACGGCACGATCCCCTACCTGCGTCCCGACGGAAAGACCCAGGTCACCATCGAGTACGACGGCGACAAGGCCGTCCGCCTCGACACGGTCGTCGTCTCCTCGCAGCACGCCTCGGACATCGACCTCGACTCGCTGCTCGCCCCCGACATCCGCGAGTTCGTCGTGGAGCCGGAGCTCAAGGCGCTCGTCGAGGACGGCATCAAGCTGGAGACCGACGGCTACCGTCTGCTGGTCAACCCGACCGGCCGCTTCGAGATCGGCGGCCCGATGGGCGACGCCGGCCTCACCGGCCGCAAGATCATCATCGACACGTACGGCGGCTACGCCCGCCACGGCGGCGGCGCCTTCTCGGGCAAGGACCCGTCCAAGGTCGACCGCTCGGCCGCCTACGCGATGCGCTGGGTCGCCAAGAACGTCGTGGCCGCGGGTCTCGCCTCGCGCTGCGAGGTCCAGGTCGCGTACGCGATCGGCAAGGCAGAGCCCGTCGGTCTCTTCGTCGAGACCTTCGGCACGAACACGGTCGACACGGACAAGATCGAGGCCGCGATCACGGAGGTCTTCGACCTGCGCCCCGCCGCGATCATCCGCGACCTCGACCTGCTGCGCCCGATCTACGCCCAGACGGCGGCGTACGGCCACTTCGGCCGCGCCCTGCCGGACTTCACGTGGGAGAAGACCGACCGCGTGGACGCGCTGCGCAAGGCCGCGGGCCTGTAG
- a CDS encoding primosomal protein N' yields the protein MSERSGRNGSVSSQNDSPEPEQLAFIRETVRKNKAPKAKPRTWRGAALAKELPVARVLVDKGVLHLDRYFEYAVPEELDAAAQPGVRVRVRFGAGSKNVRDGRREGGGLIDGYLVERVAEAEYQGPLAALAQVLSPEPVLDEELLGLTRSVADRYAGSLADVLQLAIPPRHAKAEARTFSEPPAPPTAPEPGSWRRYERGADFLASLASGGAPRAVWTALPGPEWADEIARAVRATLASGRGALVVVPTVRLAARVDAALREQLGEGQHALLTSEAGQQRRYSEWLAVRRGAVRAVVGTRAAMFAPVRNPGLVVVWDDGDAHHSDDHAPFPHVREVLELRAGRDKCAFLLGSWSCTVEAAQLVRSGWAAAIAAPREQVRRTAPRVRTVGDLDLARDEAARAARLPSVAWEVARTALRDGPVLVQVPRRGYVPRLACQRCREPARCRHCAGPLEAREATGVLACSWCGREEANWHCAECGGNRLRAQVVGARRTAEELGRAFPSVPVRTSGREQVLDTVSAGPALVVSTPGAEPVAEGGYAAALLLDGWAMLGRPDLRAGEDALRRWIAAASLVRPQEAGGTVVVVAEPTLRPVQALVRWDPVGHAVRELADRAELGFPPVSRMASVSGTPQALADFLRAVELPGDAEVLGPVPVVEPGGSRRGAEPAGERALVRVPPGSGAALAGALKRAQAARMARGAGTDPVRVRIDPPDIG from the coding sequence ATGTCCGAGCGCTCTGGTAGGAATGGCAGCGTGAGCAGCCAGAACGACAGTCCCGAGCCGGAGCAGCTCGCGTTCATCCGGGAGACGGTGCGCAAGAACAAGGCGCCGAAGGCCAAGCCGCGGACCTGGCGGGGAGCCGCGCTGGCCAAGGAGCTGCCCGTGGCCCGCGTCCTCGTCGACAAGGGCGTGCTGCACCTCGACCGGTACTTCGAGTACGCCGTCCCGGAGGAGCTGGACGCGGCGGCGCAGCCCGGCGTGCGCGTACGGGTCCGGTTCGGCGCCGGGTCCAAGAACGTGCGGGACGGGCGGCGCGAGGGCGGCGGGCTGATCGACGGGTACCTCGTGGAGCGCGTCGCCGAGGCCGAGTACCAGGGCCCGCTGGCCGCGCTCGCCCAGGTCCTGTCGCCGGAGCCGGTGCTCGACGAGGAACTGCTCGGACTGACCCGGTCCGTCGCCGACCGGTACGCCGGCAGCCTCGCCGACGTGCTCCAGCTCGCGATACCGCCGCGGCACGCCAAGGCGGAGGCCCGGACGTTCTCCGAGCCGCCCGCCCCGCCGACCGCGCCCGAGCCCGGATCCTGGCGGCGGTACGAGCGCGGGGCCGACTTTCTCGCCTCGCTCGCCTCGGGCGGCGCCCCGCGCGCCGTGTGGACCGCGCTGCCCGGACCCGAGTGGGCCGACGAGATCGCCCGGGCCGTGCGCGCGACCCTCGCGTCGGGGCGCGGCGCGCTCGTCGTCGTGCCGACCGTGCGGCTCGCCGCCCGCGTCGACGCCGCGCTGCGCGAGCAGTTGGGCGAGGGACAGCACGCGCTGCTGACCTCCGAGGCGGGACAGCAGCGGCGCTACTCGGAATGGCTCGCCGTACGCCGCGGGGCGGTGCGGGCCGTGGTCGGGACCCGGGCCGCGATGTTCGCCCCCGTCCGGAATCCGGGCCTGGTCGTGGTCTGGGACGACGGGGACGCGCACCACAGCGACGACCACGCGCCCTTCCCGCATGTCCGGGAGGTGCTCGAACTGAGGGCCGGGCGGGACAAGTGCGCCTTCCTGCTCGGGAGTTGGAGCTGCACCGTCGAGGCGGCGCAGCTGGTGCGCAGCGGCTGGGCGGCGGCGATCGCGGCCCCGCGCGAACAGGTCCGGCGGACGGCGCCCCGGGTGCGGACCGTCGGCGACCTGGACCTCGCGCGGGACGAGGCGGCGCGCGCGGCACGACTGCCCAGCGTGGCCTGGGAGGTGGCGCGGACCGCGCTGCGCGACGGGCCGGTCCTGGTCCAGGTGCCGCGGCGCGGATACGTGCCCCGGCTCGCCTGTCAGCGCTGCCGTGAACCCGCCCGCTGCCGGCACTGCGCGGGCCCGCTCGAGGCGCGGGAGGCGACCGGGGTCCTGGCCTGCTCGTGGTGCGGCCGCGAGGAGGCCAACTGGCACTGCGCCGAGTGCGGCGGCAACCGGCTGCGGGCCCAGGTGGTCGGCGCGCGGCGCACCGCCGAGGAGCTGGGCCGCGCCTTCCCCTCCGTACCCGTGCGCACCTCGGGGCGGGAGCAGGTGCTCGACACGGTGTCCGCCGGGCCCGCGCTCGTCGTCAGCACGCCCGGCGCGGAGCCCGTCGCCGAGGGCGGGTACGCGGCCGCGCTGCTGCTCGACGGCTGGGCCATGCTCGGGCGGCCCGATCTGCGCGCGGGCGAGGACGCCCTGCGGCGCTGGATCGCCGCGGCCTCGCTGGTGCGGCCGCAGGAGGCGGGCGGCACGGTCGTCGTCGTGGCCGAGCCGACGCTGCGGCCCGTGCAGGCGCTGGTCCGCTGGGATCCGGTGGGGCACGCGGTGCGGGAGCTCGCGGACCGGGCCGAGCTGGGCTTTCCACCGGTGTCCCGGATGGCCTCGGTCAGCGGGACGCCGCAGGCGCTCGCCGACTTCCTGCGGGCGGTGGAACTGCCCGGTGACGCGGAGGTGTTGGGGCCGGTGCCCGTCGTCGAGCCCGGTGGGTCGCGGCGGGGCGCCGAGCCTGCGGGGGAGCGGGCGCTCGTCCGGGTGCCGCCGGGGAGCGGGGCGGCCCTGGCAGGGGCCCTGAAGCGGGCTCAGGCGGCGCGGATGGCCCGGGGGGCCGGGACGGATCCGGTGCGGGTGCGGATCGATCCGCCGGACATCGGGTGA
- the fmt gene encoding methionyl-tRNA formyltransferase, translating to MKLVFAGTPEVAVPALDALIASDRHEVAAVVTRPDAPAGRGRHMVASPVAERAAEAGIEVLKPVRPRDEDFLARLREIAPDCCPVVAYGALLPKVALDVPARGWVNLHFSLLPAWRGAAPVQHALMAGDEITGASTFLIEEGLDSGPVYGTVTEAIRPADTSGDLLTRLAFAGAGLLAATMDGIEDGTLTAVPQPADGISLAPKITVEDARIDWAAPALRVDRVVRGCTPAPGAWTEFRGERLKVRSAVPVPDRTDLAPGELSVGKKNLYVGTGSYAVELLWVQAQGKKPMAAADWARGVRIAEGERLG from the coding sequence ATGAAGCTCGTCTTCGCCGGCACCCCCGAGGTCGCCGTTCCCGCTCTGGACGCCCTGATCGCCTCCGACCGGCACGAGGTCGCCGCCGTCGTGACCCGGCCCGACGCCCCTGCCGGGCGCGGCCGTCACATGGTCGCGAGCCCCGTCGCCGAGCGCGCCGCCGAGGCCGGCATCGAGGTGCTCAAGCCGGTCCGGCCCCGCGACGAGGACTTCCTGGCCCGGCTGCGCGAGATCGCGCCGGACTGCTGCCCCGTCGTCGCCTACGGCGCGCTGCTGCCCAAGGTCGCCCTCGACGTGCCCGCCCGCGGCTGGGTCAACCTGCACTTCTCGCTGCTGCCCGCCTGGCGCGGTGCCGCGCCCGTCCAGCACGCGCTGATGGCCGGCGACGAGATCACCGGCGCGTCCACCTTCCTCATCGAGGAGGGGCTCGACTCGGGCCCGGTGTACGGCACGGTGACCGAGGCGATCCGGCCCGCCGACACCAGCGGTGACCTGCTGACCCGGCTCGCCTTCGCGGGGGCGGGGCTGCTGGCCGCGACCATGGACGGCATCGAGGACGGCACGCTGACGGCCGTTCCGCAGCCGGCCGACGGGATCTCGCTCGCCCCGAAGATCACGGTGGAGGACGCGCGGATCGACTGGGCGGCGCCCGCGCTCCGCGTCGACCGGGTGGTACGCGGATGCACTCCCGCGCCGGGGGCCTGGACGGAGTTCCGCGGCGAGCGGCTCAAGGTGCGGTCGGCCGTGCCGGTGCCGGACCGCACGGATCTGGCGCCGGGTGAGCTGAGCGTCGGCAAGAAGAACCTGTACGTCGGGACGGGGTCGTACGCGGTCGAACTTCTCTGGGTCCAGGCCCAGGGCAAGAAGCCGATGGCTGCCGCGGATTGGGCCCGGGGTGTGCGGATCGCCGAGGGCGAGCGGCTGGGCTGA
- a CDS encoding RsmB/NOP family class I SAM-dependent RNA methyltransferase has protein sequence MNDQPAPSNNRPRAGGKGKPGKPHRRPKKDPVRILAFEALRAVDERDAYANLVLPPLLRKARAKGDFDNRDAALATELVYGTLRRQGTYDAIVAACIDRPLREVDPPVLDVLNLGVHQLLGTRIPTHAAVSASVELARVVLGDGRAKFVNAVLRKVSQHDLDTWVERVAPPYDEDPEDHLAVVHSHPRWVVSALWDSLGGGRAGIEDLLEADNERPEVTLVARPGRTTAEAVLTEVGEESGLPGRWSPYAVRLTEGGEPGSFDLVRSGRAGVQDEGSQLVALALANAPLDGPDEKWLDGCAGPGGKAAMLAGLASQRGATLLASEKQPHRAGLVAKALDGNPGPYQVIAADGTRPPWRPGVFDRVLMDVPCTGLGALRRRPEARWRRRPEDLDGFGPLQRSLLRTALESVRVGGVVGYATCSPHLAETRAVVDDVLKGFAGAELIDARPLLEGVPGLGEGPDVQLWPHLHGTDAMYLALIRRTS, from the coding sequence TTGAACGACCAGCCGGCCCCGTCGAACAACCGCCCCCGCGCCGGAGGCAAGGGCAAGCCGGGCAAGCCGCACCGCCGCCCGAAGAAGGACCCCGTACGGATCCTCGCCTTCGAGGCGCTGCGCGCGGTCGACGAGCGGGACGCGTACGCGAACCTCGTCCTGCCCCCGCTCCTGCGCAAGGCCCGTGCGAAGGGCGACTTCGACAACCGGGACGCGGCGCTCGCGACCGAGCTGGTGTACGGCACGCTGCGCCGCCAGGGCACGTACGACGCGATCGTGGCGGCCTGCATCGACCGGCCGCTGCGCGAGGTCGACCCGCCGGTGCTCGACGTGCTGAACCTGGGCGTGCACCAGCTGCTCGGCACCCGGATCCCGACGCACGCCGCCGTCTCCGCGTCCGTCGAGCTGGCCCGCGTGGTGCTCGGCGACGGCCGCGCCAAGTTCGTCAACGCCGTGCTGCGCAAGGTCTCGCAGCACGATCTCGACACCTGGGTGGAGCGGGTCGCGCCGCCGTACGACGAGGACCCCGAGGACCATCTCGCCGTAGTCCATTCGCATCCGCGATGGGTCGTCTCCGCGCTGTGGGACTCCCTCGGCGGCGGCCGGGCCGGCATCGAGGACCTGCTCGAGGCGGACAACGAGCGGCCCGAGGTCACCCTCGTCGCGCGCCCCGGACGGACCACCGCCGAAGCCGTCCTCACCGAGGTCGGAGAGGAGTCCGGGCTCCCGGGCCGCTGGTCCCCGTACGCCGTGCGCCTCACCGAGGGCGGCGAGCCGGGCTCGTTCGACCTCGTGCGCTCCGGGCGGGCCGGCGTCCAGGACGAGGGCAGCCAGCTCGTCGCCCTCGCACTCGCGAACGCGCCGCTGGACGGCCCCGACGAGAAGTGGCTGGACGGCTGCGCGGGCCCCGGCGGCAAGGCCGCCATGCTCGCGGGGCTGGCCTCGCAGCGCGGCGCGACCCTGCTCGCCTCCGAGAAGCAGCCGCACCGCGCCGGACTCGTCGCGAAGGCCCTCGACGGCAACCCGGGCCCGTACCAGGTGATCGCCGCCGACGGCACCCGCCCGCCGTGGCGCCCCGGTGTCTTCGACCGGGTCCTGATGGACGTCCCGTGCACCGGACTCGGCGCCCTGCGCCGCCGCCCCGAGGCCCGCTGGCGCCGCCGCCCCGAGGACCTGGACGGCTTCGGCCCGCTGCAGCGCTCCCTGCTGCGCACCGCCCTGGAGTCGGTGCGGGTCGGCGGCGTCGTCGGCTACGCGACCTGCTCCCCGCACCTGGCCGAGACCCGGGCCGTCGTGGACGACGTCCTGAAGGGCTTCGCCGGGGCCGAACTGATCGACGCGCGCCCCCTGCTGGAAGGCGTCCCGGGGCTCGGCGAGGGCCCGGACGTCCAGCTGTGGCCGCACCTGCACGGGACCGACGCGATGTACCTGGCGCTGATCCGGCGCACCTCGTGA
- the rpe gene encoding ribulose-phosphate 3-epimerase has protein sequence MAAQINPSILSADFARLADEAKAVQGADWLHVDVMDNHFVPNLTLGVPIVESLAKATSTPLDCHLMIEDPDRWAPQYVEAGASSVTFHAEAAHAPVRLAREIRAKGARASMALKPATPIEPYEDLLPELDMLLIMTVEPGFGGQAFLDIMLPKIRRTRELIAKHGLELWLQVDGGVSASTIERCAEAGADVFVAGSAVYGAQDPAEAVRALRTQADTATASAAWACGH, from the coding sequence ATGGCCGCGCAGATCAACCCCAGCATCCTGTCCGCCGACTTCGCCCGTCTCGCCGACGAGGCGAAGGCGGTCCAGGGCGCCGACTGGCTCCACGTCGACGTCATGGACAACCATTTCGTCCCGAACCTGACCCTGGGCGTTCCGATCGTCGAGTCGCTGGCCAAGGCGACCTCGACCCCGCTGGACTGCCACCTGATGATCGAGGACCCGGACCGCTGGGCCCCGCAGTACGTGGAGGCGGGCGCCAGTTCGGTCACCTTCCACGCGGAGGCCGCGCACGCCCCGGTCCGGCTCGCCCGCGAGATCCGGGCCAAGGGCGCCCGCGCCTCCATGGCCCTCAAGCCGGCGACGCCGATCGAGCCGTACGAGGATCTGCTGCCCGAGCTCGACATGCTGCTGATCATGACGGTTGAGCCGGGCTTCGGCGGGCAGGCGTTCCTGGACATCATGCTGCCGAAGATCCGCCGCACCCGTGAGCTGATCGCGAAGCACGGTCTCGAGCTGTGGCTGCAGGTGGACGGAGGGGTGTCGGCCTCGACGATCGAGCGGTGTGCGGAGGCGGGAGCGGACGTGTTCGTCGCCGGTTCGGCGGTATACGGCGCACAGGATCCGGCGGAGGCGGTCCGTGCACTGCGCACCCAGGCGGACACCGCCACCGCTTCCGCGGCCTGGGCATGCGGCCACTGA